A section of the Primulina eburnea isolate SZY01 chromosome 1, ASM2296580v1, whole genome shotgun sequence genome encodes:
- the LOC140825604 gene encoding probable trehalose-phosphate phosphatase F produces MDLKSKHTSPVLTDTAPMNNSRLGIHSAILPYPTNGPAFSSNLFLTIPRKKSGILDDVRSSLFDTMKSSSPTHNMLTKESSTESALSDSDLAYRDWLVKYPSALAVFEQIANIAKGKRIALFLDYDGTLSPIVDNPDQAFMSNTMRAAVSNVAKYFPTTIISGRSCDKVYEFVGLTELYYAGSHGMDIMGPVRSVSSDHKNCIRSTDKQGKEVNLFQPAIEFLPIIEEAFRALVEITKDIVGAKVENNKFCVSVHYRNVDEKSWTTVGEYVNDILKQYPRLRLTHGRKVLEVRPVLNWDKGKAVEFLLESLGLMNSDDIIPIYVGDDRTDEDAFKVLREANRGCGIIVSSVPKESNAFYSLRDPSEVMVFLKTLVKWRKKSVIH; encoded by the exons ATGgatctgaaatcaaagcatacgTCCCCTGTTCTCACCGATACTGCCCCTATGAATAACTCTAGATTGGGCATCCACTCAGCTATACTGCCATACCCAACCAACGGCCCTGCTTTCTCTTCGAATCTCTTCCTAACAATCCCAAGGAAAAAGTCGGGAATCCTTGATGATGTCCGGTCAAGCCTGTTTGATACTATGAAATCATCATCTCCGACTCATAATATGTTAACAAAAGAGTCAAGTACAGAGTCCGCTTTAAGTGACTCTGATCTTGCTTACCGTGACTGGCTG GTTAAATATCCGTCAGCACTTGCTGTATTTGAGCAAATAGCAAACATTGCAAAAGGAAAGAGAATAGCATTATTCTTGGATTACGACGGGACTTTATCTCCTATAGTGGACAACCCGGATCAAGCCTTCATGTCAAATACG ATGCGTGCTGCTGTCAGCAACGTCGCCAAGTATTTTCCCACGACAATAATTAGCGGAAGAAGTTGTGACAAG GTTTATGAGTTCGTAGGACTAACTGAACTTTACTATGCCGGAAGTCATGGTATGGATATCATGGGCCCAGTTCGGTCCGTTAGCAGCGATCACAAGAATTGTATTAGGTCGACCGACAAGCAG GGCAAGGAAGTTAATTTATTCCAACCTGCTATTGAATTCTTACCTATTATTGAAGAG GCTTTTAGAGCTCTTGTTGAGATTACTAAAGACATAGTTGGTGCTAAAGTTGAGAACAACAAATTCTGTGTATCAGTGCACTACCGCAATGTAGATGAGAAG AGTTGGACAACCGTTGGTGAATATGTTAATGACATTCTGAAACAATATCCTCGTTTGCGACTAACACATGGTCGGAAG GTTTTAGAAGTCCGACCAGTCCTCAACTGGGACAAGGGTAAAGCAGTTGAATTTCTACTCGAATCACTCG GGTTAATGAACTCTGATGATATTATCCCGATATATGTTGGAGATGATCGTACTGACGAAGATGCATTCAAG GTTTTGAGAGAGGCTAATCGAGGCTGTGGTATCATAGTCTCTTCGGTGCCTAAGGAAAGCAATGCATTTTACTCTCTCAGGGATCCATCCGAG GTCATGGTATTCCTCAAGACCCTGGTGAAATGGAGGAAGAAAAGCGTGATACATTGA